The following coding sequences are from one Bradyrhizobium sp. 200 window:
- a CDS encoding NAD-dependent succinate-semialdehyde dehydrogenase has translation MLQQHYLCGGRRQDAVSGAVFAVNDPATGAQITSVPNAGEPDAVAAIDAAEQALPSWRALTGKERARTMRRWYNLLCEHADDLAVLISAEEGKPLAEAHGEVDYGLSFVEWFAEEAKRVDGNVLQSPQSDKRLLALKQPIGICASITPWNFPMAMITRKVAPALAAGCTIVVKPAEQTPLTALAIGELALRAEIPGGVLNILTADAANSVTIGKVLTSDPRVAHLSFTGSTEVGRILMRQCASTIKKVALELGGHAPFIVFDDADLDKAVEGALTAKYRNAGQACIAPNRFYVQAGIHDRFVARIAERSAALRVGNGFDRGINVGPLIDTHAVAKVRQHVDDATRQGAQVVAGGCAGEGNFFQPTVLTGVTREMVISREETFGPVIAVARFETEAEALALANHREYGLAAYLYTRDLARAWRVAEGLEFGMVGINAGAISNEVAPFGGVKQSGLGREGSKYGIDEYLEVKYLCVGLQ, from the coding sequence TTGCTGCAGCAGCACTACCTGTGCGGCGGCCGGCGGCAAGACGCGGTATCCGGCGCGGTCTTCGCTGTGAACGATCCCGCCACTGGCGCCCAGATCACAAGCGTGCCCAACGCCGGCGAGCCAGACGCGGTGGCGGCCATCGATGCGGCCGAACAAGCCCTTCCCTCATGGCGTGCGCTCACGGGCAAGGAACGGGCCCGAACGATGCGCCGCTGGTACAATCTGCTTTGCGAGCACGCCGACGATCTTGCCGTGCTGATCTCGGCCGAGGAGGGCAAACCACTGGCCGAGGCACACGGTGAAGTGGACTACGGACTTTCCTTCGTCGAGTGGTTCGCCGAGGAGGCCAAGAGAGTAGATGGCAATGTGCTGCAGAGCCCGCAATCCGACAAGCGTCTGCTGGCGCTGAAGCAGCCGATTGGCATCTGCGCCTCGATCACGCCGTGGAATTTCCCGATGGCGATGATTACACGGAAGGTAGCGCCGGCGCTCGCGGCCGGGTGCACCATCGTGGTCAAACCCGCGGAACAAACCCCGCTGACAGCACTCGCGATTGGCGAGCTTGCATTACGAGCGGAAATTCCTGGCGGCGTGCTGAACATCCTAACCGCCGATGCAGCCAACTCGGTCACCATTGGAAAGGTTCTGACCAGCGATCCGCGTGTCGCCCATTTATCTTTTACCGGCTCAACCGAAGTGGGCCGCATCCTGATGCGACAATGCGCGTCCACCATCAAGAAGGTGGCGCTGGAACTCGGCGGACATGCGCCCTTCATTGTATTCGACGACGCCGATCTTGATAAGGCCGTCGAAGGTGCGTTGACAGCCAAGTACCGCAACGCGGGCCAAGCCTGTATTGCGCCCAACCGCTTCTATGTCCAGGCCGGTATTCATGACCGCTTCGTCGCCCGGATCGCCGAGCGCAGTGCGGCGCTGCGCGTCGGCAATGGTTTCGATCGAGGCATCAATGTCGGGCCGCTGATCGACACGCACGCGGTTGCCAAGGTGCGACAGCATGTCGACGACGCGACACGTCAGGGAGCGCAGGTCGTTGCCGGGGGTTGCGCGGGGGAGGGCAACTTCTTCCAGCCTACGGTGCTTACCGGTGTCACAAGGGAAATGGTGATTTCGCGCGAGGAGACGTTCGGCCCTGTGATCGCGGTCGCTCGTTTCGAAACTGAAGCTGAAGCGCTCGCTCTGGCCAATCACAGGGAATACGGGCTCGCCGCCTATCTCTATACGCGCGACCTCGCACGGGCATGGCGGGTCGCCGAAGGTCTGGAGTTCGGCATGGTGGGCATCAATGCCGGAGCAATCTCGAACGAAGTGGCGCCGTTCGGCGGCGTCAAGCAATCGGGCCTTGGCCGCGAGGGCTCGAAGTACGGGATCGATGAGTATCTGGAAGTGAAATACCTGTGCGTCGGCCTGCAATGA